The following are encoded in a window of uncultured Sphaerochaeta sp. genomic DNA:
- a CDS encoding type IV toxin-antitoxin system AbiEi family antitoxin domain-containing protein, which yields MVINSRLYDEIKKNNNVITTSQVLQLGFSKTLLTNYVHAGLLERCGHGVYTLPGGLIDDMYGLMLRSSKIIFSHDSALFLNGQSERTPFRHTVTIPSDSVLPTSIKNACTCFYIKPELHTLGMVLIKTTFGNTVRSYNMERTICDLLRSRTRCDEETIISALKNYVASKNKNLNLLAEYAKSLRVDKKLKQYMEVLL from the coding sequence ATGGTAATCAATTCTCGATTGTATGATGAAATCAAGAAAAACAACAACGTGATCACCACATCACAGGTACTACAGCTAGGATTTTCAAAAACACTGCTTACTAACTATGTCCATGCTGGCCTTTTGGAACGATGTGGTCATGGCGTCTATACTCTGCCAGGTGGGTTAATCGACGATATGTATGGGCTTATGCTTCGCTCGTCAAAAATTATTTTCTCCCATGACTCCGCACTCTTTTTAAACGGACAATCCGAGCGCACACCGTTTCGACATACAGTTACCATTCCCAGTGACTCAGTGTTGCCAACCTCAATCAAGAATGCATGCACTTGTTTTTATATCAAGCCAGAGTTGCATACTCTAGGAATGGTCTTGATAAAGACAACTTTCGGCAATACGGTCAGAAGCTACAACATGGAACGCACCATTTGTGATTTACTGCGCAGTCGCACCCGATGTGATGAGGAAACAATAATCAGTGCCTTGAAAAACTACGTAGCGTCCAAGAACAAAAACTTGAATCTTCTTGCAGAGTATGCAAAGAGTCTGCGAGTTGATAAGAAACTAAAACAATATATGGAGGTGCTGCTATGA
- a CDS encoding nucleotidyl transferase AbiEii/AbiGii toxin family protein, producing the protein MSSTSMSLKARINNYSKEHSIAAQVVLQNYMFERFLERLSKSEYKDKFVIKGGMLIATIVGLDIRSTMDMDTTLRNLPFTEDQIEQTIKSICSVALADEVNFSIVSVSPIRKDDRYGGFCVRMDARYDTIITPLSIDISTGDVLTPSAVHYEFSGMFDESVRISIWGYNIETVMAEKVETILSRGIFSTRPRDYYDIYILGTTQKYDKALFEEALSATANHRGSKATLANKEAIFKNISESRDLHERWTKYQKKFPYAQNITYEAIISVLHSLLWPLLS; encoded by the coding sequence ATGAGTTCTACATCCATGAGCCTGAAGGCCCGAATCAATAACTACTCGAAGGAACATAGTATTGCAGCACAGGTCGTCTTGCAGAACTATATGTTCGAGCGATTCTTGGAACGTTTATCCAAGTCCGAGTATAAAGACAAATTCGTAATCAAGGGAGGAATGCTCATTGCAACCATTGTGGGCTTGGATATCCGCTCAACCATGGATATGGACACAACACTTCGCAATTTGCCCTTCACAGAAGACCAAATAGAACAAACGATTAAAAGCATCTGCAGTGTGGCTTTGGCCGACGAAGTCAATTTTTCTATTGTTTCCGTATCACCTATCCGAAAGGATGACCGCTATGGTGGTTTTTGTGTTCGTATGGATGCTAGATACGACACAATCATAACACCGCTCTCAATCGATATCTCTACAGGAGATGTCCTGACACCTTCCGCCGTTCATTATGAATTCAGTGGAATGTTTGACGAATCTGTCCGTATCAGCATCTGGGGCTATAATATTGAGACGGTCATGGCCGAAAAAGTCGAAACTATTCTGAGCCGTGGCATCTTCAGCACACGCCCGAGAGATTATTATGACATCTATATTTTGGGCACCACACAAAAGTATGACAAGGCACTTTTTGAAGAAGCGCTATCTGCTACGGCTAATCACAGAGGAAGCAAGGCAACCCTGGCTAATAAAGAGGCAATATTCAAAAACATTTCGGAAAGCCGGGATCTTCATGAAAGATGGACAAAATACCAAAAGAAGTTCCCCTATGCTCAAAATATTACTTATGAAGCAATCATCTCAGTACTTCATAGCCTGCTTTGGCCGCTGCTTTCCTAA
- a CDS encoding JAB domain-containing protein: MIEPEVFGEAVRQRATAILVAHNHPSGNLEPSVEDKDVTRRLKQAGDILGIKVLDHLIFSEEGYLSMLEGNLF, encoded by the coding sequence ATGATTGAGCCGGAAGTTTTCGGGGAAGCAGTGCGTCAGCGTGCCACCGCCATCCTGGTAGCCCATAATCACCCCAGTGGCAATCTTGAGCCGAGTGTGGAGGATAAGGATGTAACAAGGAGGCTGAAGCAAGCAGGGGATATTCTGGGTATTAAGGTACTGGATCATTTAATTTTCAGCGAAGAGGGATATTTATCGATGCTGGAGGGTAATCTGTTCTAA
- a CDS encoding type II toxin-antitoxin system VapB family antitoxin gives MRTNIVIDDRLMSEALMISGCKTKKEAVEQALKLLIIMKKQEKIRELRGKLSWEGDLDAMRTDV, from the coding sequence ATGCGGACGAATATCGTCATTGATGATCGGCTGATGAGCGAGGCTTTGATGATTTCAGGCTGCAAAACGAAAAAAGAAGCCGTGGAACAAGCATTGAAACTCCTCATTATCATGAAGAAGCAAGAAAAGATCCGGGAACTCAGGGGTAAGTTATCTTGGGAAGGAGACCTTGATGCAATGAGGACCGACGTATGA
- a CDS encoding PIN domain nuclease: MIVVDTSVWIDYVNGVHTAQTDILDKELQESRVVTGDVIMVEFLQGFRDNKQFKTARMLMDSLEYYDFVGKEMAIKAAENFRLLRKKGITVRKTIDVLIATFCIEHGFELLHNDRDFEPMKEILGLQVKH, translated from the coding sequence ATGATCGTCGTAGATACCTCTGTTTGGATTGACTATGTGAATGGAGTGCATACAGCCCAAACTGATATCCTGGACAAAGAATTACAGGAGAGTCGAGTTGTTACAGGTGATGTGATAATGGTGGAGTTTCTCCAAGGATTTCGGGACAACAAACAGTTCAAAACTGCCAGGATGCTTATGGACTCACTTGAGTATTATGACTTTGTCGGAAAGGAGATGGCTATCAAGGCGGCAGAGAACTTCCGCTTACTAAGAAAGAAAGGTATTACCGTTCGTAAGACCATCGATGTTCTTATAGCAACGTTTTGCATTGAACATGGATTTGAGCTTCTTCACAATGACAGGGATTTTGAACCGATGAAAGAGATTCTTGGTTTGCAAGTAAAACACTAA
- a CDS encoding YafY family protein — MKVDRLVSIIMVLLDKDRVGAQELADMFEVSLRTIYRDIDAIGMAGIPVCSTSGVGGGFEIMPGYKVDRKVFSTTDLSAILMGLSSLSGMIRGDELVGALAKVNSFIPPDRAKEIALKANQIHIDLSPWMGNKTIQSALKMIRTALQESKLLSFVYADRYGNTTTRTAEPYQLVLKGSRWYVHGYCYRRNDYRLFRISRMSGLQISEERFIPRAYHEPQLDVSDTLEMMHKPIKIRIHASAKERVLDYCTSEQISPDGEEHYLVDFPFIENDYYYNILLSFGDACECLEPVHIRKEMKRRVHAIAALYESSD, encoded by the coding sequence ATGAAAGTAGACAGACTTGTAAGCATAATAATGGTACTCCTCGATAAAGACCGTGTCGGGGCACAGGAATTGGCCGATATGTTCGAGGTTTCACTGAGAACAATCTATCGTGACATTGATGCAATCGGAATGGCTGGTATTCCTGTATGTTCAACCTCTGGTGTGGGTGGCGGCTTTGAGATCATGCCGGGATACAAGGTCGATCGGAAGGTTTTCTCAACTACCGACCTTTCCGCTATCTTGATGGGGCTATCCAGCCTTTCTGGTATGATACGAGGTGATGAGCTGGTTGGTGCCCTTGCAAAAGTGAATAGTTTCATTCCTCCTGATAGGGCTAAAGAGATTGCACTGAAAGCAAATCAGATACACATCGATTTGAGTCCGTGGATGGGGAATAAAACCATACAATCCGCCCTAAAAATGATCAGGACAGCCTTACAGGAGAGCAAGCTGCTTTCCTTTGTCTATGCAGACCGCTATGGTAATACAACCACACGCACAGCTGAGCCCTATCAATTGGTATTGAAGGGTAGTAGGTGGTATGTCCATGGGTACTGTTATAGAAGAAATGACTATCGACTGTTCAGGATATCACGTATGTCAGGTTTGCAGATATCTGAAGAACGCTTTATCCCACGAGCGTATCATGAACCACAGTTGGATGTTTCAGATACCTTGGAAATGATGCATAAGCCAATCAAAATACGTATTCATGCATCAGCTAAGGAACGAGTGCTCGATTATTGTACATCTGAACAGATATCGCCAGATGGGGAAGAGCATTACCTTGTTGATTTCCCCTTCATAGAGAATGATTACTATTACAATATCCTTCTCAGTTTTGGAGATGCCTGCGAGTGCTTGGAACCCGTGCATATCCGCAAGGAAATGAAGCGTCGGGTTCATGCAATAGCTGCCTTATACGAAAGCTCGGACTAG
- a CDS encoding isochorismatase family cysteine hydrolase, giving the protein MQKKALVVIDIQNDITKNYKQVIGNINKAIDWAVKTNIHVVYIRHENLSDGTRTFKKGTRGAELAPDLDIVSENVFTKFKGNALTSEAFSNFITTSEIKDFYIAGADAVACVKSTCYNLRKAQYEVKVLSDCITSYDTRKIDEMLQYYESKGCAVTSLHDLFSDQ; this is encoded by the coding sequence ATGCAGAAGAAAGCCTTGGTCGTGATCGATATCCAGAATGACATAACCAAAAACTACAAGCAAGTTATCGGCAACATCAATAAAGCCATTGATTGGGCAGTGAAAACGAATATTCACGTTGTTTACATACGACATGAAAACCTATCGGACGGAACGAGGACATTCAAGAAAGGAACACGTGGGGCTGAATTAGCTCCAGATTTGGACATAGTATCAGAGAATGTATTTACAAAATTCAAAGGGAATGCCTTAACCTCTGAAGCTTTCTCAAACTTCATTACTACAAGTGAAATAAAAGATTTCTATATAGCAGGAGCTGATGCTGTCGCTTGCGTTAAGTCAACATGCTACAACCTTCGCAAGGCACAATACGAAGTCAAGGTACTATCAGATTGCATCACCAGTTATGATACAAGGAAAATTGACGAGATGCTGCAGTACTATGAGAGCAAAGGTTGTGCCGTCACCAGCTTGCATGACTTATTTTCAGATCAATAA
- a CDS encoding helix-turn-helix transcriptional regulator: MKHLILLSYIIIFSTGFGALAALLVLSVRLKQPFTKRMAVVQGLFIASLAVVAIYYYLMQVLELVGPRQATVEAVFGVISSLLTMGLYLGLWWILGIRELQKGSGNLFLYARISCLISAALMVIGMAGSLLSIGTLTTSSIWQAFVYLVVAITLSLFGLTLVKATMKQQHSAYRLLVHGIGYCSLAYVPLSLLELLLSRSLGDTLRPLSLEYLFYLGINVVVLISSLRSLTKDPVSTSAFGPIQESTWTRFSLTPREREMATLIAQGQSNKEIASNLGISEATVRTHIYNLFQKVGAQSRIDLLNMLHD; the protein is encoded by the coding sequence GTGAAGCATCTGATATTGCTGAGTTACATCATTATCTTCTCAACAGGATTTGGTGCCCTCGCGGCACTCTTGGTACTTTCTGTACGACTCAAGCAACCGTTTACCAAGCGTATGGCAGTAGTACAGGGACTGTTCATCGCCAGTCTTGCAGTGGTTGCAATCTATTACTATCTCATGCAGGTGTTGGAACTGGTCGGGCCAAGACAAGCAACAGTGGAGGCCGTATTCGGAGTTATCTCTTCTTTGCTCACCATGGGACTGTATCTTGGATTATGGTGGATCCTGGGAATACGGGAATTACAAAAAGGATCAGGAAATCTGTTTCTATATGCCCGTATAAGCTGCTTGATTTCTGCAGCACTTATGGTGATCGGGATGGCAGGTTCCCTGTTGTCTATAGGCACGTTAACAACCTCTAGCATATGGCAAGCTTTCGTGTATCTCGTAGTAGCAATTACCCTCTCTCTATTTGGGCTTACCCTGGTAAAAGCTACAATGAAACAACAACATAGTGCATACCGATTACTGGTTCATGGCATTGGATACTGTTCATTGGCATATGTTCCCCTAAGTCTACTGGAATTGCTCTTGAGCCGATCATTGGGAGACACCCTTCGCCCACTCTCACTCGAGTACTTGTTCTATCTTGGTATCAATGTGGTTGTACTTATCTCCTCACTCCGTTCATTAACAAAAGACCCTGTGAGCACATCAGCTTTTGGCCCCATACAGGAATCAACATGGACACGCTTTTCCTTGACCCCGCGGGAACGGGAGATGGCAACCCTTATCGCACAAGGGCAGTCAAACAAGGAGATAGCCAGCAACCTGGGGATTTCAGAGGCTACTGTACGAACCCACATATACAATCTCTTCCAGAAAGTCGGAGCCCAAAGCCGGATCGACCTGTTAAACATGCTCCACGACTGA
- a CDS encoding diguanylate cyclase encodes MTRDTHDLSIKTIIITTFVLVIIVATVVIAYLIFSRWQSSAESTVMKISHSINNYIYEQVASFMERPVSINEENHKLIRDGIVDIKNEAEREQYFLGALDSFNEEIYSYSFGTAEGAYYGARRNEKGELEIMRNDSSTDGNSWYFSVDDDFRAGDIAVKLGQFDPRTRPWFQAAVKAGALAFSPLYKHFVMDDLTVSVATPVYSSEGVLKGVLGTHMLLSKIGLFLEKTVTPYEGMALIVERESGYVIANSQGLQNFAIRPDRSLERLHIEQITNESLHNAFEQFTSTGKSQFTYRQGIEHMFADVQGFKAEGVDWVIISAVTGGFLLDEVQESIYLTTVLLVISILLMIVVYQIITSRLFRPIQELLDVSKAIAGGDLSRRITVARDDEIGSIASSLNHVANSLQQLFLNLENSVERRTHELHETNIQLEANRDQLALILNSAAEGIYGIDSEGNCTFCNRSSLLLLGYEKEVDLLGKNMHDLIHHSYEDGSKFPLDSCKVYRAIQTGIGYSENGEVFWRKDGSHFPVSYHAFPQIRNEQVIGAVITFTDITERRQHEQQIEYMRCHDALTGLHNRNCFEEKHMTMDVPENLPLSIIFADINGLKLTNDIFGHSAGDELIKKSAEILKRSCKKTNMVARLGGDEFIIVLPNTTVGETSSIIAQIRMEFSQTRVEAMRCSISLGSCTKEYADQSLRDIIVNAENHMYQNKTRNRGTVNKAIIETLEKTLHTRSPREKDHAEKVKNIASSFGSSLHLCEAEISSLERTAYLHDIGKIVLDPHILNAIELSDDEREQIRQHPAIGYRILNLFDDTLDIAEYVYAHHERWDGSGYPKGLKHDQIPYISRILSIVEAYERIMERSHSRDKAIKEIREGAGTQFDPELAQAFIAMIEDR; translated from the coding sequence ATGACACGTGATACCCATGATCTATCAATCAAGACGATTATCATCACGACTTTCGTCCTCGTTATCATTGTTGCAACTGTAGTTATTGCCTATCTCATCTTCTCTCGCTGGCAAAGTTCCGCTGAATCCACCGTGATGAAGATTTCCCACAGCATCAACAATTATATCTATGAGCAAGTTGCATCATTCATGGAACGCCCCGTCTCCATCAACGAGGAGAACCACAAACTCATACGCGATGGTATCGTGGACATCAAGAACGAAGCAGAACGAGAACAATACTTTCTCGGAGCACTGGACTCATTCAATGAGGAAATCTACAGCTATAGCTTTGGGACTGCTGAGGGAGCATACTACGGTGCCCGTCGCAATGAAAAGGGTGAGTTGGAGATCATGCGGAATGATTCCTCCACGGATGGAAACTCCTGGTACTTTTCGGTAGATGACGATTTCCGTGCAGGAGACATAGCAGTCAAACTTGGGCAGTTCGACCCACGCACCCGTCCTTGGTTCCAAGCGGCAGTAAAGGCCGGTGCCCTGGCATTCTCCCCTCTCTATAAGCATTTTGTCATGGATGACCTTACGGTATCCGTAGCAACACCTGTCTATAGCAGCGAGGGAGTCCTGAAAGGGGTTCTGGGTACTCATATGCTTCTTTCGAAGATTGGGTTATTCCTTGAGAAAACGGTCACACCCTATGAGGGAATGGCCCTCATCGTAGAGCGTGAGAGTGGATATGTAATCGCAAACTCTCAAGGATTACAGAATTTTGCCATACGTCCCGACCGATCACTGGAAAGACTCCATATAGAGCAAATAACCAATGAATCCTTGCATAATGCCTTCGAACAATTCACCTCGACCGGGAAATCCCAATTTACCTATAGGCAGGGTATCGAGCATATGTTTGCAGACGTCCAGGGCTTTAAGGCTGAGGGTGTCGATTGGGTGATCATCTCGGCGGTAACCGGAGGATTTCTTCTGGATGAAGTGCAAGAAAGTATCTACCTGACTACAGTGCTACTTGTTATCTCCATATTGCTGATGATTGTCGTATACCAAATCATCACTTCACGACTCTTCAGACCGATACAGGAACTACTGGATGTTTCAAAGGCCATCGCTGGAGGAGATCTTTCCAGACGCATCACTGTTGCAAGAGACGATGAAATCGGCAGCATTGCAAGCAGCCTCAACCATGTGGCGAATAGCTTGCAACAGCTTTTCCTCAACCTTGAAAACAGTGTTGAGAGACGTACCCATGAACTACACGAGACAAATATCCAGTTGGAAGCAAACAGGGATCAGCTCGCCTTGATCCTGAACTCTGCAGCAGAGGGTATTTATGGAATTGATAGTGAAGGGAATTGCACCTTCTGCAACCGTAGCTCACTACTTCTGTTGGGATATGAGAAAGAAGTAGATTTGCTTGGAAAGAACATGCATGATCTGATCCATCACAGCTATGAGGATGGTTCCAAATTCCCTTTGGATTCCTGCAAGGTATACAGAGCAATCCAAACCGGCATTGGATACTCGGAAAATGGAGAAGTTTTCTGGAGGAAGGATGGTTCTCATTTTCCTGTCTCCTACCATGCTTTTCCACAAATACGCAATGAACAGGTCATCGGAGCAGTCATTACATTTACTGATATAACCGAACGCAGGCAGCATGAACAACAAATTGAGTATATGCGTTGCCATGATGCCCTTACAGGGCTACATAACCGCAATTGTTTTGAAGAAAAACACATGACAATGGACGTACCTGAAAACTTGCCCCTTTCCATTATCTTTGCAGACATCAACGGCTTAAAGCTGACCAACGATATATTTGGTCACTCCGCCGGCGATGAACTGATCAAGAAGTCAGCAGAAATATTGAAGCGAAGCTGTAAGAAAACCAATATGGTCGCACGCCTCGGGGGTGATGAGTTTATCATAGTATTACCTAACACGACCGTCGGTGAAACAAGCAGTATCATTGCACAGATTCGAATGGAGTTCTCTCAAACCAGAGTTGAAGCCATGCGATGCAGCATTTCCTTGGGAAGCTGCACCAAGGAATACGCTGATCAGTCACTGAGAGACATCATCGTGAATGCTGAGAATCATATGTATCAGAACAAGACGAGGAATAGAGGTACCGTAAACAAAGCAATCATCGAAACCTTAGAGAAAACCTTGCATACAAGGAGTCCTCGTGAAAAGGACCACGCAGAGAAAGTCAAGAATATCGCGAGCTCGTTTGGCTCATCACTACATCTCTGTGAGGCTGAAATCAGTTCTTTGGAACGTACAGCATATTTGCATGACATTGGAAAGATTGTGCTCGATCCACATATCTTGAATGCCATAGAATTGAGTGATGACGAAAGAGAACAGATACGCCAACACCCTGCCATCGGATACAGGATACTGAACCTTTTTGATGATACGCTCGACATAGCTGAATATGTCTACGCCCATCACGAACGGTGGGATGGTTCAGGCTATCCTAAGGGCTTGAAACATGATCAAATTCCCTACATCTCCCGTATTCTATCCATTGTAGAAGCGTATGAGAGGATAATGGAGAGAAGTCATTCAAGAGATAAAGCAATCAAAGAAATACGGGAGGGAGCAGGAACCCAGTTCGACCCGGAACTTGCCCAAGCATTCATTGCCATGATTGAAGATCGTTGA
- a CDS encoding LacI family DNA-binding transcriptional regulator, translated as MGRNKITIEDIAREANVGIGTVSRVLNNSSHVAEDTRKRVLDVVKARQYSPSGAASRLARNDSIESTVGLLLPDIGNHYFFEIFETIYRKFRGLGVDLLIFNYEKHNPQFIQKVLGAQLSALLIFAFQLDETERELLRRRNVPYLYIDYSRDDEHCMYTDNEQGGRLAARYLLSKGVKHPGYIAMDPPGQTNTDRHTGFISELALYGYKECALYNSEISEEMGYQIGMQIIDEQTCDGVFCYCDDIAVGVYKAVRERGSSIRIIGFDGVRATEHLGISTVSQEPGAIGTQAASFIVNLMEAHQERQPIHHRIIPVLIDRNS; from the coding sequence ATGGGCAGGAATAAAATAACAATCGAAGACATTGCCCGTGAAGCTAATGTAGGAATAGGCACTGTTTCACGTGTTCTCAACAACAGCTCCCATGTTGCAGAAGATACCCGTAAGCGGGTTCTTGATGTGGTAAAAGCTCGACAATACTCCCCAAGTGGTGCAGCAAGCCGACTTGCGCGTAATGACTCCATTGAGTCAACAGTGGGATTGCTCCTGCCAGATATTGGAAACCACTACTTCTTTGAAATATTTGAGACCATCTACAGAAAATTCCGTGGCTTGGGTGTAGACCTCCTCATATTCAACTATGAGAAACATAACCCACAATTTATCCAGAAAGTGCTAGGAGCCCAACTCTCAGCCCTACTCATCTTTGCTTTCCAGCTTGATGAAACAGAGAGGGAACTGCTAAGAAGACGCAATGTACCCTACCTATATATCGACTACTCTCGTGATGACGAGCACTGCATGTACACAGACAATGAACAGGGAGGGCGTCTTGCCGCCCGATATCTTCTCTCTAAAGGAGTAAAACACCCTGGATATATCGCAATGGATCCTCCAGGGCAAACAAACACCGACCGGCATACAGGATTTATCAGTGAACTCGCTCTCTATGGCTATAAGGAGTGTGCACTCTACAACTCTGAGATATCAGAAGAGATGGGCTACCAGATCGGCATGCAAATCATCGATGAACAAACCTGTGACGGAGTCTTCTGCTACTGTGACGACATAGCGGTGGGAGTATATAAGGCTGTGAGAGAGAGGGGGAGCTCCATCCGTATCATAGGATTCGATGGCGTTCGTGCTACCGAGCACCTCGGCATCTCGACGGTAAGCCAGGAACCAGGAGCCATCGGTACACAAGCCGCCTCCTTCATCGTGAACCTCATGGAGGCTCACCAGGAGCGGCAACCCATACATCATCGAATCATTCCTGTCCTCATCGACCGCAACAGCTGA